The genomic DNA CCTCTAAACCCTTTAATTACCGAGATTCCCTGCAAATCCTTAAAGGATGCGACATATCTATTTGTTCCGCATCCGGAAAAACACGGACTTAATCATCTACCTCCGACCCCAAAGAATTTTCGGTCCTCATATCGCGGCTCATATCTTCCGGAGAATCATTCCTCAAACCCATAACACGTGAGGCATAAGAGCTTTGAGTAGCCATGCTAGCCAGAATCCCATTGGACAACGCCTGCACGGAGAGCGCTTCCTGCGACGGCCCGGGGTAGTTGTATTGCTGATAAACAGCCTGAATTCTCGCCGCGTTCACCAAAGTTTGTATCTTGAGCTGCGTTTCCAACGCCAAACTGAGTGGCAACTTCCGCAGTTGGCTCGCTATCAGTTTCCCGAACATTTCGAACTCATTCTCGTTTCCGTTTTCAGAGTGCTGACTTAAATCCTGAGGGCCGTCGTCGCTCCGATCGTCGTAATTGCCTTTCTTTTGTTTAGCGGGCACCGGGTAGATGGTGGCGAGGGACGTAATGAGCGGCGTCGCGATCCCCACGGGAGGGTTGAGGAACGAGGAGGAGGCAGGCGGGAGGATGCCGAACGGCGCGGCGGGCTGGCTCAGCCCGAACGGTGTCCCGGGCCGCGGCGACGGCGTGTTCAGCACGTACGGCGTCGACGAACGCGTCGAGCTGCGCCTTTTACGAGGACTCTTTTTCTCCGGAGATTTCCGCTCGCTTAAATCTTGCACGGCGTCGCTGTCGTCGCTCGCCGGTATCTCTAGCAAACTCGTATCCACCTGCCGCAAAAAAAACATAACCTCGAATCAGCTGTTCGCGGCAGAGCGCATGTGTAGACAAATAcaatgtaaataaacaaaaatagtcTTACGGAACTCGGAGTGACGATCGCCCGCAGAAACCTGTCTGCGTGCTCGAACCACGTGACGCTGGGCCGGTACGCATGCGCGCCGGCCTTCCGCGCCGCGCGAATTTTCTTCAGCTCCACACTGTACGACGACCGGATATTTTTTATCTTATTCTTCAAttcttttacagtgacatccaCCAAGTTCAACTCGTTAATAATCTCCACGTAACCTTGCTCGCGTATCTTCTTATTCTTGTAATGTTCCGATACGGGGTTCCATAGATATTCGCGTTTTTCGTACTCTATGATCATTTGAATCGTCAAGTCCTCGCTCCATTTGGGATTGGCTAGCATGGCTACCATTTTTATTGCATGTTATTGTCGCGTGGTCAGTTTTTGTGGGTTTTATGATTCgcgttatggtttatgatgacTAGGAGCGCAGAGGGTGCGGGCGGTTCGCATGCGCGCAGCATACTAAAAGCACGTCGATGGATGGGCGATGGGccgggcgcggggcgcgggagGGGCAGCCTATTTCGGGAGTAGCCGGTATCACGCAGCCGCGTGCTTTGAAGCGTGCTGTTTCCCTCCTCTCCGCGCGGAGGCTGGGCCGGAGTGAAACGGAAGATTTGTGGCCGGCGGCCGGCCAGCGCGCGACACACGGCGGCGTGGGGTCGCGAACACCGGGCCGGGTCGGCCGACACCGatatctgcacgggaagcatggtcgcgcgatagacgataaaatatcaggccgtccctatcgcactattagtaagtgcgatagggacggccagatgttttatcatttatcgcgcgaccatgcttcccgtgttgATCATTTGAAGTCAATCAG from Leguminivora glycinivorella isolate SPB_JAAS2020 chromosome 22, LegGlyc_1.1, whole genome shotgun sequence includes the following:
- the LOC125237703 gene encoding uncharacterized protein LOC125237703, giving the protein MVAMLANPKWSEDLTIQMIIEYEKREYLWNPVSEHYKNKKIREQGYVEIINELNLVDVTVKELKNKIKNIRSSYSVELKKIRAARKAGAHAYRPSVTWFEHADRFLRAIVTPSSVDTSLLEIPASDDSDAVQDLSERKSPEKKSPRKRRSSTRSSTPYVLNTPSPRPGTPFGLSQPAAPFGILPPASSSFLNPPVGIATPLITSLATIYPVPAKQKKGNYDDRSDDGPQDLSQHSENGNENEFEMFGKLIASQLRKLPLSLALETQLKIQTLVNAARIQAVYQQYNYPGPSQEALSVQALSNGILASMATQSSYASRVMGLRNDSPEDMSRDMRTENSLGSEVDD